One genomic window of Candidatus Nitrospira nitrificans includes the following:
- a CDS encoding Pvc16 family protein translates to MFDLLDHMLTELIKAAPTGVSLDDLHNAQASFVTPKQPYPLQGNAEVNLFLYETKENRDLRDPMPITRQQNSLSLRRRSPLRVDCAYMVTTWTDGATEGAKVTASHKLLGQAFNWLSRFPVIPDAYVQAGGLTGQLYAPPTMVAQMDGAKSAGEFWSALGIPPRPYFNLIVTICMDLDQSVEGSIVTTVSSRYCQMGTVAAPDELITIGGTVRDISGNPVREAWVRLESPNPAQTQTQVADANGRFLFERVAQGASYTLRARASGYHEATPRSVEVPSTMAGEYDLQLTA, encoded by the coding sequence GTGTTTGATCTCCTCGATCATATGCTGACGGAGCTGATTAAAGCTGCACCCACAGGTGTGTCGCTTGATGATCTGCATAATGCTCAGGCCAGCTTCGTGACGCCCAAACAGCCATATCCCCTGCAGGGCAATGCCGAAGTGAATCTGTTTCTCTATGAGACGAAGGAGAACCGCGATCTTCGCGATCCGATGCCGATCACGAGGCAGCAAAACAGCCTGAGCCTTCGGCGACGCTCACCCTTACGGGTGGATTGCGCATACATGGTGACCACATGGACCGATGGAGCGACGGAAGGCGCCAAGGTGACGGCCTCGCACAAGCTGCTCGGCCAGGCGTTCAACTGGCTGTCGCGGTTTCCGGTCATTCCAGATGCATATGTGCAAGCCGGCGGGCTCACGGGGCAACTCTACGCTCCGCCGACCATGGTCGCGCAAATGGATGGGGCCAAGAGCGCCGGCGAATTCTGGAGCGCGCTCGGGATTCCGCCTCGTCCGTATTTCAATCTCATCGTGACGATCTGCATGGATCTCGACCAGTCGGTCGAGGGTTCGATCGTCACCACCGTCTCGTCCCGCTACTGCCAGATGGGCACGGTTGCAGCTCCGGACGAGCTGATTACGATCGGCGGCACGGTGCGGGACATCAGCGGCAATCCGGTGAGGGAGGCCTGGGTGCGGCTCGAGTCGCCGAATCCAGCGCAAACCCAGACGCAAGTCGCCGATGCCAACGGTCGGTTTTTGTTTGAACGTGTCGCGCAAGGAGCGAGCTACACATTGCGGGCTCGCGCGAGTGGGTACCACGAAGCGACGCCACGGTCTGTCGAGGTGCCGTCCACGATGGCCGGTGAGTACGACCTGCAACTTACCGCATAA
- a CDS encoding phage tail sheath subtilisin-like domain-containing protein translates to MAVQVSYPGVYIEEFAPGAPIQGVGTAVAAFLGLNTYGPPMKPTLFTSWDAYLRMFAPPLPIEPEDDDFLYYAVRGFFANGGQTCFVTAISNATPDFVDLVEEANPLKKIIRLTARRSGPQSPAIGVVVAAAHSVDDVMLFKPEVDASATAGSRSVNVGTAANAAQFLPGDDVVIGNTTGTPITSEPATVARTSGTIVYLQNPLQATYANVKLRLASLPAFAATFRVVDRTPPSQTSAAKLVVGSIITVTQGTGAGAPAPKTTVVTAVRAERISSSLTTYRVTVRDGLTGFTLYGTQPIQLQSQEFNLTVGQPVPTPAPPPTYPGLSMETLHPRYYANVINSDAAGLLLAHPLDPPTGPPSAATVTLGGAQSHDATAIKSRSSDYESALALLEPIRDINIVVAADRTDLAVQKAVLDHCSRLHDRFAIFDAGKATAVQDIEVQREGLENDKGFGALYYPWIEVTSAKTGRRTLVPPGGYVAGIYARTDLNRGVFKAPAGNECVVNGALGVETMLSDTDQGFINLKGVNVIRVFQRGGAPIVWGARTTTKNTNWQYVNIRRLFLFLEESIQVGIRGSVFEPNNLELWQKLKRTISAFLAQQWRDGALFGATEKDAFYVRIDEAINPPDQRALGRLSIEIGVKPSYPAEFIIVRIGIWEGGSEVTE, encoded by the coding sequence ATGGCCGTCCAAGTCAGTTACCCGGGGGTGTACATCGAAGAGTTTGCGCCGGGCGCGCCGATTCAGGGGGTCGGCACGGCGGTTGCCGCGTTCCTGGGCCTGAACACGTACGGCCCGCCCATGAAACCGACGCTGTTCACGAGTTGGGATGCCTATCTGAGAATGTTCGCGCCACCGTTGCCGATCGAGCCGGAAGATGACGACTTTCTCTACTATGCGGTCCGCGGGTTCTTTGCCAACGGCGGGCAGACGTGTTTCGTGACCGCAATCAGCAATGCCACCCCGGATTTTGTCGATCTCGTAGAAGAGGCGAATCCCCTGAAGAAGATCATCAGACTGACAGCGCGTCGAAGCGGGCCACAGAGTCCCGCAATCGGTGTCGTTGTGGCGGCAGCGCATTCGGTTGATGACGTGATGCTATTCAAACCCGAGGTCGACGCGAGCGCCACTGCCGGCAGCCGAAGCGTCAATGTCGGCACGGCGGCGAATGCCGCGCAGTTTCTGCCCGGCGATGACGTTGTCATCGGCAATACGACCGGCACTCCGATAACCAGCGAGCCGGCGACGGTGGCCAGAACCTCCGGTACCATCGTCTATCTGCAGAATCCGTTGCAGGCTACCTATGCCAACGTCAAACTCAGACTCGCTTCGCTCCCGGCATTTGCCGCAACGTTCCGGGTCGTGGACAGGACGCCGCCGAGTCAAACGAGCGCCGCGAAATTGGTGGTGGGCAGTATCATCACGGTGACTCAGGGAACCGGCGCCGGCGCGCCGGCCCCGAAAACAACAGTGGTGACGGCAGTCAGAGCCGAGCGCATTTCATCGAGCCTCACGACGTATCGCGTCACTGTGCGTGACGGCCTCACTGGATTCACGCTGTACGGGACCCAACCGATTCAACTGCAGTCGCAAGAGTTCAACCTCACGGTGGGTCAGCCTGTTCCGACGCCGGCGCCGCCGCCGACCTATCCAGGCTTGTCCATGGAGACGCTGCATCCCCGATACTACGCCAACGTGATCAACAGCGACGCCGCAGGGCTGCTCCTGGCGCATCCGCTCGATCCACCGACTGGCCCACCGAGCGCGGCAACCGTCACGCTCGGAGGCGCCCAAAGCCACGACGCGACCGCCATCAAAAGTCGTTCGAGCGATTACGAGAGCGCGCTGGCACTGCTCGAGCCTATCCGCGATATCAATATAGTCGTGGCGGCCGATCGTACCGATCTCGCCGTCCAGAAGGCGGTGCTCGATCACTGCTCAAGGCTACACGACCGCTTCGCAATCTTCGATGCCGGCAAGGCGACCGCAGTTCAGGATATCGAGGTCCAGCGCGAAGGACTTGAGAACGACAAAGGTTTCGGCGCCCTGTACTACCCCTGGATCGAAGTCACGTCGGCGAAGACCGGGCGACGGACCCTCGTGCCCCCTGGCGGTTACGTGGCCGGCATCTATGCGCGCACGGATCTTAATCGCGGCGTGTTCAAGGCACCCGCAGGCAACGAATGTGTCGTGAACGGGGCGCTCGGCGTGGAGACGATGCTGAGCGACACCGATCAGGGTTTCATCAACCTCAAGGGTGTCAATGTGATCCGTGTGTTTCAGCGAGGTGGGGCACCCATCGTCTGGGGCGCGCGCACCACTACGAAGAACACGAACTGGCAGTACGTGAACATTCGCCGTCTGTTTCTGTTCCTTGAAGAATCGATCCAGGTCGGAATCCGAGGTTCCGTCTTCGAACCGAACAACCTCGAGCTGTGGCAAAAGCTCAAACGCACCATCTCCGCGTTTCTGGCCCAGCAGTGGCGGGACGGGGCTCTGTTCGGCGCGACGGAGAAAGACGCCTTCTACGTGCGCATCGACGAGGCCATCAATCCGCCGGATCAGCGCGCCCTGGGACGGCTCTCTATCGAGATCGGCGTCAAGCCTTCTTACCCGGCCGAGTTCATCATCGTCCGCATCGGTATTTGGGAAGGTGGATCGGAAGTCACCGAATAA
- a CDS encoding phage tail protein — protein MAERKDPYRNFNFVVEIDGVTQARFTDCTGFGASTDPIEYREGGKNTKTHKLPGLTKYDNIVLKWGLTDSRELYDWHRDVINGKVRRANGSIVVYDVDGVTEKVRWNFFDAWPTKWDGPDFTAKGTDVAIETLELAHEGIERA, from the coding sequence ATGGCAGAGAGAAAAGACCCCTATCGCAATTTCAACTTCGTCGTGGAGATCGACGGCGTTACCCAGGCCCGTTTCACCGACTGCACCGGGTTCGGAGCCAGCACCGACCCCATCGAATATCGCGAGGGGGGGAAGAACACGAAGACCCATAAATTGCCGGGTCTGACCAAGTACGACAACATCGTTTTGAAATGGGGTCTCACCGATTCGCGCGAGCTGTATGACTGGCACCGTGACGTCATCAATGGGAAGGTTCGCCGCGCCAACGGCAGCATCGTGGTCTATGACGTGGATGGGGTCACGGAGAAAGTACGATGGAATTTCTTCGATGCCTGGCCGACGAAGTGGGACGGACCTGACTTCACGGCCAAGGGCACCGACGTGGCCATTGAAACCCTGGAGCTCGCGCATGAAGGGATCGAGAGGGCATAA
- a CDS encoding DUF6760 family protein, with the protein MYEEVAFVAYHLHWSQAEIMSMEHGDRRRWVREISAINGRVNGT; encoded by the coding sequence TTGTACGAGGAGGTAGCCTTCGTTGCGTATCACCTTCACTGGTCCCAGGCCGAGATCATGAGCATGGAGCATGGCGACCGTCGGCGCTGGGTGCGTGAAATCAGCGCGATCAACGGACGAGTGAACGGAACATGA
- a CDS encoding CIS tube protein, protein MALEKATIMNLTRNERITVLFNPEEYSLNHDVNYAQIAVPGLSGPLLQFVHGNMQTLEMELFLDTYEEHRAGSRTVNQAGDDVRIQARRVTDLMSIDPTIHAPPVLLFTWGTLSFTCVLARANQRYIMFRPDGVPVRARVTVTFNEFRNADLEAKEVKRETADYTKTYLVLAGETLSAIAGREYGNPRLWRPIALANGVSDPHRLQPGLRLVIPRLPYRRIETGEVYQ, encoded by the coding sequence ATGGCGCTGGAAAAAGCCACGATCATGAATCTCACGCGCAATGAACGCATCACCGTGCTGTTCAATCCCGAGGAATACAGCCTCAATCATGACGTCAATTATGCGCAGATCGCCGTGCCGGGGTTGAGCGGGCCCTTATTGCAGTTCGTGCACGGCAACATGCAAACGCTCGAGATGGAATTGTTCCTCGACACCTATGAGGAACATCGCGCAGGCAGCCGCACGGTGAACCAAGCGGGCGACGATGTGCGGATCCAGGCGCGGCGCGTGACCGATCTGATGAGTATCGATCCCACGATTCATGCGCCGCCCGTGCTGCTGTTCACATGGGGGACGCTGTCCTTCACCTGCGTGCTGGCGCGCGCCAACCAACGCTACATCATGTTCCGGCCGGACGGGGTGCCGGTGCGGGCGCGAGTGACCGTGACGTTCAACGAGTTTCGCAATGCCGATCTCGAAGCCAAGGAGGTCAAGCGCGAGACTGCGGACTACACCAAGACCTATCTGGTTCTGGCGGGCGAAACACTGAGCGCGATCGCCGGGCGGGAGTACGGCAACCCGAGGCTGTGGCGCCCGATCGCGCTGGCGAACGGCGTGAGCGATCCGCATCGGCTCCAGCCCGGCCTTCGGCTGGTGATCCCACGCCTGCCGTACCGGCGCATCGAAACGGGCGAGGTCTATCAATGA
- a CDS encoding phage late control D family protein, whose translation MSMPTAAMRYAPEFQVRLNDQAVPAALRASITSVSYQTGLDGADRVELAVANENLRWLDHPLLKLDNALALSMGYAPDPLRQQFVGEIVALSPTFPAGGSPMMTVSAQDLRHRMQRGSKARWFAIPAECLGNFPIPDTAVAAMVAAENLLQPIMDPIGAALSVIIGGAEAAATFAFGSPDAQQKLIRRQGGESDYDFLRRLCAENGWEMVMDHQGPLGGRRLHFLSLIDSSPASPVTLRYGRSLIDFTPRISTVGQVAKVAVSFWVSALDLEFTVAAGWDWDRSALTLDIIPGYGAPELAMGKDANKNPVMVLNEPLSSKTAPRVLVSKLLAKLNNRLTGSGRCVGDPNIQAGTVMRLEGVGKQFGGLYRVTSATHSIDGGGYQTSFEVRKEVWFGSIPLQEQGAVTIEPFGQHIRIGA comes from the coding sequence ATGAGCATGCCGACCGCCGCCATGCGGTACGCGCCGGAGTTTCAGGTCCGTCTTAACGACCAGGCGGTGCCGGCCGCATTGCGCGCTTCGATCACCAGTGTGAGTTATCAGACAGGATTGGACGGAGCGGATCGCGTGGAGTTGGCTGTCGCGAATGAAAATCTGCGGTGGCTCGATCATCCCTTGCTCAAATTGGACAACGCGCTGGCTCTGTCGATGGGCTATGCGCCGGATCCGCTGCGGCAACAATTCGTCGGCGAGATCGTGGCGCTGTCGCCCACCTTTCCGGCCGGAGGCTCGCCGATGATGACGGTCTCGGCGCAGGATTTGCGTCATCGCATGCAGCGAGGCAGCAAGGCGCGCTGGTTTGCGATTCCTGCCGAGTGCCTGGGGAATTTCCCGATTCCGGATACGGCCGTGGCCGCCATGGTGGCGGCTGAAAATCTGTTGCAGCCGATCATGGACCCGATCGGCGCGGCGCTGTCTGTGATCATCGGAGGAGCTGAGGCGGCCGCCACGTTCGCGTTCGGCAGTCCGGATGCGCAACAAAAACTGATACGACGACAGGGAGGGGAGAGCGACTACGATTTTCTCAGGCGCCTCTGCGCGGAAAACGGATGGGAAATGGTGATGGATCACCAGGGTCCGTTGGGAGGGCGACGGTTGCACTTCTTGTCGTTGATCGATTCGTCGCCGGCGTCCCCGGTCACGCTCCGGTATGGCCGATCGTTGATCGATTTTACGCCGCGCATCAGCACGGTCGGTCAAGTAGCGAAGGTGGCCGTCAGTTTCTGGGTGTCGGCGCTGGATTTGGAATTCACGGTGGCGGCCGGTTGGGATTGGGATCGCAGCGCGCTCACATTGGACATCATTCCCGGTTATGGCGCCCCTGAGCTGGCCATGGGGAAAGATGCGAACAAGAATCCGGTCATGGTGCTGAACGAACCGCTCAGCAGCAAAACCGCTCCGCGGGTCCTGGTCAGCAAGCTCTTGGCAAAGTTGAACAACCGTCTTACGGGCAGCGGTCGTTGCGTGGGAGATCCCAACATTCAGGCCGGCACAGTGATGCGCCTGGAGGGTGTCGGCAAACAATTCGGTGGTCTGTATCGGGTCACGTCCGCCACGCATTCGATCGACGGCGGGGGATATCAGACGAGCTTCGAAGTACGCAAGGAGGTCTGGTTCGGTTCGATCCCGCTACAGGAACAGGGGGCGGTGACGATTGAGCCTTTCGGTCAGCATATACGCATTGGAGCCTGA
- a CDS encoding phage baseplate assembly protein V, translating to MSGEFLKSQTGLKDTESDEGKSGLMAGKVIRNCDHTKMGRVKVRLAGRGGREIWARVVAPDTGVYFVPQVNDEVLVAFHQGDGSEAFVMGGLWNDTKSPPRQGEGDPVTKRVILTPKELEIAFDDTEQSIVIKTKAGRHVTLKPNGIEIGMDDKGTVTISLNSDGTLKITAKATITLEARTIKLDATNIQVGGASSQISIG from the coding sequence ATGAGCGGCGAATTTCTGAAATCACAAACGGGACTGAAAGACACTGAGTCGGATGAGGGAAAGTCCGGCTTGATGGCCGGCAAGGTGATCCGTAATTGCGATCACACGAAAATGGGCCGCGTGAAAGTCCGGTTGGCTGGGCGCGGCGGAAGGGAAATATGGGCGCGGGTCGTCGCGCCGGATACCGGCGTGTATTTCGTGCCGCAAGTGAACGATGAAGTGCTGGTGGCCTTTCATCAGGGAGACGGCAGCGAGGCCTTCGTCATGGGCGGGCTATGGAACGATACCAAGTCGCCACCCCGTCAGGGCGAAGGCGATCCTGTCACCAAGAGAGTGATCCTGACGCCCAAAGAGCTCGAGATCGCCTTCGACGATACCGAGCAGTCCATTGTCATCAAGACGAAAGCGGGCCGGCATGTGACGCTCAAGCCGAACGGGATCGAGATCGGCATGGACGACAAGGGCACAGTGACGATCAGTCTGAACAGCGACGGGACGCTCAAGATCACCGCGAAGGCGACGATCACGCTGGAAGCGCGCACGATCAAATTGGACGCCACGAATATTCAAGTGGGCGGCGCCTCATCGCAGATATCCATTGGGTAG
- a CDS encoding PAAR domain-containing protein yields the protein MPAAARVGDSTGHLQAPLGPGPGSRNVLIGGKAAWRAGIDFHACSDTDGPNKKHIGGMVVKGSSTVLINGFPAARKDDNVVEIGSSNSITAGCDRVQIGG from the coding sequence ATGCCGGCTGCGGCGCGAGTCGGAGATTCGACAGGACATCTGCAGGCGCCGTTAGGACCGGGGCCGGGAAGTCGGAACGTCTTGATCGGTGGAAAGGCGGCGTGGCGGGCAGGAATAGATTTCCACGCATGTTCAGATACGGACGGTCCCAATAAGAAACACATAGGAGGAATGGTGGTCAAAGGAAGCAGCACCGTATTGATCAACGGGTTCCCTGCCGCGCGAAAAGACGACAACGTCGTCGAGATCGGCTCATCCAATTCGATCACGGCAGGATGCGACAGGGTTCAGATCGGAGGCTGA
- a CDS encoding GPW/gp25 family protein: protein MNIESFDPAKAFLGVGWSFPVAVDAAGQDVARAEYEDDIRQAIRIILETSPGERVMRPDFGSGLPAMVFEPANYTTLALVKQRVEQALVMWEPRIDVREVTVTVVRPPRNRLDIDIRYQVRATNTFYNLVYPFYLQEGRE, encoded by the coding sequence ATGAACATTGAATCATTCGACCCTGCCAAGGCCTTTCTCGGTGTCGGTTGGTCCTTTCCGGTAGCAGTGGACGCCGCAGGGCAGGATGTGGCGCGCGCCGAATATGAAGACGATATTCGTCAGGCGATCCGTATCATTCTGGAAACCAGCCCCGGCGAGCGCGTCATGCGTCCGGATTTTGGCTCCGGTTTGCCGGCCATGGTCTTCGAGCCGGCGAACTACACTACGCTTGCATTAGTGAAGCAACGCGTGGAGCAGGCGCTCGTGATGTGGGAACCACGTATCGATGTACGCGAAGTTACAGTGACGGTCGTCCGGCCTCCGCGGAACCGCCTCGACATCGACATCCGGTATCAGGTGCGCGCGACCAATACGTTCTACAACCTGGTCTATCCGTTTTATTTACAGGAAGGCCGCGAGTGA
- a CDS encoding putative baseplate assembly protein: protein MNRQISTSLSEQRTIMESLLRRVPGYAPEWSVTPGTKAATLLDVLARYRKLLDLGFRELPKRNLLAMLDMLAIPLLPAQAARVPVVFRLTQECPVDVTVAAESQLAAQPHPPSPSLLTEAPQNDPSPVLFFTEHTVTLARAKLTALYSIDPDRDTYADHSAKLTDGCTVFGDMARTEHAIYLGHDRLFKLGGHEITLLLQCTLDAAPQKPLDVRWQYLSEVGWITLQLAEEEDTTRGLTRDGQIALRLNCGPDAKKETFHGRATYWIRGTLNTPVIRGENLRHNPLTVNDLRIRVQFKKKDVLPDAAFADAMRLDVSKEFYPFGQQPARFNVFYLSSAEVFQRGGAKVHIDIELLEKGVSLDSNIQPTMMWEFYGNGGWQKLGVEPSVNGVAAYKFDSDQPKLQRISFNCPTDWQESELNGTKNRWLRIRITSGGFKDATSLPVVSKLTLSYTYLTDPEPLDHCLTRNEFQFEDHTEDVRWPDRSFDPFWPVPDERPALHFGFDQRLPAGLVSLYAQVSGAEEFAPGTASAFTWEYLSRSGWLQLGVRDETHGLRQSGMVQFIGPPDAVAAPGLGGHIYRIRARLKDGVALTERALSGVWLNGVWAGHRVRVEQEMLGTADGTPRQALRFLRSPVLAGEIVEIREWAGRGEGWQLIARQVPEEDIRYEREPVSQKITAAWVRWRERPHLYDAQQGDRAYVLERATGLIRFGNGTQGMIPPAGSRIVTTYRSGGGMIGNVPRGSVTQLRSAVPFVANVTNPVAATGGAPSEPLEAIRDRGPQRLRHRDRAITASDIEWVARDASPEVARACCLALTGPVGHAQRGWMTVIVVPRSSEDRPTPSTELQRLVAEHLRARVPVSVVRRLRVIEPRYMTLNIAVEIIPVDPTEAALVEAQVRDSLTRFLHPLAGGPCGNGWGFGEDVHLSNIASVIESTTGVDYARDIQWSVDGGEQAQSVAVPRDTLICSGAHEIKLAVGVR from the coding sequence GTGAACAGACAGATTTCTACGAGCCTGTCGGAGCAACGGACGATCATGGAATCGTTGCTGCGGCGGGTGCCGGGATACGCACCGGAATGGTCTGTGACGCCTGGGACCAAGGCGGCGACGTTGCTTGACGTGCTGGCTCGCTACCGAAAGCTGCTGGACCTCGGGTTTCGAGAACTGCCGAAGCGCAATCTGCTCGCGATGCTCGACATGTTGGCGATACCCCTCTTGCCGGCTCAAGCCGCCCGCGTGCCGGTCGTCTTCCGGTTGACGCAGGAATGTCCTGTGGATGTTACGGTCGCCGCCGAAAGCCAGTTGGCCGCGCAGCCTCATCCGCCGTCACCGTCACTGCTCACGGAGGCGCCTCAGAACGATCCCTCACCGGTGCTGTTCTTCACGGAGCACACGGTCACCCTCGCGCGGGCCAAACTCACCGCACTGTACAGCATAGATCCCGATCGCGATACCTATGCCGATCACTCCGCGAAATTGACCGATGGATGCACCGTATTCGGCGATATGGCGCGCACGGAACATGCGATCTATCTGGGGCATGATCGTCTGTTCAAATTGGGCGGACACGAAATCACGCTGCTGCTGCAGTGCACGCTGGACGCCGCGCCGCAGAAGCCGCTGGATGTCCGTTGGCAGTACTTGAGCGAGGTCGGTTGGATCACGTTGCAACTGGCCGAGGAAGAAGACACCACTCGTGGCCTCACGCGTGACGGTCAAATCGCGCTGCGACTCAACTGCGGGCCGGATGCCAAGAAAGAGACGTTTCATGGCCGTGCGACCTATTGGATACGGGGCACGTTGAACACGCCGGTGATCCGTGGCGAGAACCTGCGCCACAATCCACTTACCGTCAACGACCTGCGCATCCGCGTGCAGTTCAAGAAGAAAGATGTGCTGCCGGATGCCGCATTTGCCGATGCTATGCGTCTGGATGTCAGCAAGGAGTTTTACCCCTTCGGCCAGCAGCCGGCCAGGTTCAATGTGTTCTATCTCTCCAGTGCCGAGGTATTTCAGCGCGGTGGGGCAAAGGTACACATCGACATCGAGTTGTTGGAGAAGGGTGTTTCTCTGGATTCAAATATCCAGCCGACAATGATGTGGGAGTTCTATGGTAATGGAGGATGGCAGAAGTTAGGGGTTGAACCGTCGGTCAATGGGGTGGCTGCCTACAAATTCGATAGCGACCAGCCAAAGCTCCAGCGCATCTCCTTCAACTGTCCTACCGATTGGCAGGAGAGCGAACTCAACGGCACGAAGAATCGGTGGCTTCGCATACGGATAACGAGCGGAGGTTTCAAGGACGCGACGAGTCTTCCGGTCGTTTCCAAACTCACGCTTTCCTATACCTATCTTACCGACCCGGAACCCCTCGATCACTGTCTGACCCGCAATGAGTTTCAATTCGAAGATCACACCGAGGATGTCCGATGGCCGGATCGGAGCTTCGATCCCTTCTGGCCGGTTCCCGATGAGCGTCCGGCGCTACATTTCGGCTTTGATCAGCGATTGCCCGCCGGGTTGGTGAGTCTCTATGCGCAGGTGTCGGGCGCGGAGGAGTTTGCGCCGGGCACTGCATCGGCTTTCACCTGGGAATATCTCTCGCGTAGCGGCTGGTTGCAGCTTGGCGTGCGCGACGAAACCCATGGCCTGCGCCAGAGTGGGATGGTGCAATTCATCGGTCCCCCCGATGCGGTCGCGGCGCCGGGGCTCGGCGGACATATCTATCGAATTCGCGCGCGGCTCAAGGACGGGGTAGCACTTACGGAACGGGCCCTCAGTGGCGTGTGGTTGAACGGGGTCTGGGCCGGTCACCGAGTACGAGTCGAGCAGGAGATGCTCGGCACGGCGGACGGCACGCCGCGTCAGGCCTTGCGCTTCTTACGTAGCCCGGTATTGGCCGGCGAGATCGTCGAAATCAGGGAATGGGCCGGCAGGGGCGAAGGCTGGCAGCTCATTGCCCGCCAGGTTCCTGAAGAGGATATACGGTATGAGCGCGAACCTGTGAGTCAAAAGATCACGGCCGCCTGGGTGCGGTGGCGCGAACGCCCGCATCTGTATGATGCGCAGCAAGGCGACCGTGCCTATGTGTTGGAACGAGCCACCGGATTGATTCGGTTCGGCAACGGGACGCAGGGCATGATCCCGCCTGCAGGCAGCCGGATCGTCACGACCTATCGATCCGGCGGCGGGATGATCGGCAACGTGCCGCGTGGTTCCGTTACGCAATTGCGCAGCGCCGTGCCGTTTGTGGCGAATGTGACGAATCCGGTCGCAGCCACCGGCGGAGCCCCTAGCGAACCGCTTGAAGCCATACGCGATCGTGGCCCGCAACGTTTGCGTCATCGTGACCGCGCGATAACCGCTTCTGATATTGAATGGGTCGCTCGTGACGCTTCACCGGAAGTCGCGCGCGCCTGTTGTTTGGCTCTCACCGGCCCGGTCGGGCATGCGCAACGAGGATGGATGACGGTCATTGTCGTGCCGCGCAGCAGCGAGGATCGGCCGACGCCTTCGACGGAATTGCAGCGGTTGGTCGCGGAGCACCTGCGCGCGCGGGTGCCTGTGAGCGTCGTGCGCCGCTTGCGGGTGATCGAACCCCGGTACATGACGCTTAACATCGCGGTGGAAATCATTCCCGTGGACCCGACCGAAGCTGCGTTAGTGGAAGCGCAGGTACGCGACAGCCTGACTCGTTTTTTGCACCCATTGGCCGGGGGGCCATGTGGAAACGGCTGGGGGTTCGGCGAAGACGTGCATCTGTCCAATATCGCGTCCGTCATCGAGTCTACAACGGGTGTGGACTACGCGCGCGATATACAGTGGTCCGTCGACGGCGGCGAGCAGGCTCAATCTGTGGCGGTACCGCGAGACACGTTGATCTGCTCCGGGGCGCATGAAATCAAACTCGCTGTGGGGGTACGCTGA